The region GAGCGACGTGTACAGCCTGGGTGTGCTGATGCTCGAGGTTTTGACAGGGAAACGGGCATTTCTCCAAGGGGGGTTGAAGATAAAGGAAGATCTAGCATGTTTTGCATCTCCCATCATCGAGGCTGGTAATATTATGGAGTTGCTGGACAAGCGGCCTGTACCGGAGCCAACACCATTGCAGTTGCAGGCGCTGAAGCGTGTGGCGCAAATTGCACGATGCTGTGTCAAATGGGTTGGGAGGGCTCGGCCGGCCATATCGGACATCGTTGCCAACCTCGAGATGGTGCACAAGTTGATCTGCAGAGACGAGCCATGTTTAGTTGACGAGTCAGTCATGTGGCCTTTTCTTGAAAAGGTCGACGAGTCGCCACATGCCAAGGGTGTGCCATCAgcaggctaccagcccaatctggtaCACCAGAAACTGATTGAACTCTGTTCACATTAACCAATTGAATCATGGGAATACACGGCTGAGGCGAGAATTGATTTTCTGTTTAAATACTACTCCTACATTACATGTGTTTTTCCATACCTTTTGCATTCGGTTCTAGCTATTTCTGCACCCCCATAATAGACCAGAATAACAAATATGTATCACCTCCACCCTTTATGGGATTGGAGCAATCCAAGAAGCGTCACGTTGAAAGNNNNNNNNNNNNNNNNNNNNNNNNNNNNNNNNNNNNNNNNNNNNNNNNNNNNNNNNNNNNNNNNNNNNNNNNNNNNNNNNNNNNNNNNNNNNNNNNNNNNNNNNNNNNNNNNNNNNNNNNNNNNNNNNNNNNNNNNNNNNNNNNNNNNNNNNNNNNNNNNNNNNNNNNNNNNNNNNNNNNNNNNNNNNNNNNNNNNNNNNNNNNNNNNNNNNNNNNNNNNNNNNNNNNNNNNNNNNNNNNNtgaataggcaactaacaattttaaacttttctttaccaaattaaactttgcatcaaagtaggttgtttagatatgcaactaggtgggcaacctatatgatgcaacaacaccaagcacacgagcaagcaaggaaagtaacacaaataaacttgcacaagtaaaggcacgagataaccaagagtggagccggtggagacgaggatgtgttaccgaagttcctcccttttgaggggaagtatgtctccattggagcggtgtggcggcacaatgctccccaagaagccactagggccaccgtattctcctcacgccctcacacaatgcgagatgccatgattccactattggtgcccttgaaggcggcaaccgaacctttacaaacaaggttggggcaatctccgcaacttaattggaggctcccaacgacaccacgaagcttcaccacaatggactatggctccgaggtgacctcaacctctagggtgctcaaacacccaagagtaacaagatccgctaaggattagtggggggaatcaaatttctcttggtggaagtgtagatcgaggccttctcaaccactcccgagcaaatcaacaagtttgattggctagggagagagatcgggcgaaaatggagcttggagcaacaatggagcttatgggggaagaggtgagttcactttggagaagaagacccccttttatagtggggggaacaatccaaccgttaccccccacagCAGCCAcgcggagagcggtactaccgcaggggcagcggtactaccgctggcccaAGCGGTACCACCGCTCCCCCTCACAATACTGCCgctggacccagagcggtactaccgcttacgagcggtactaccgcctctactgccgcagctagtaccgcaaaacccgacatggAAAAAGAgccctcgaatcgaggcggtagaagCACGTAGCTGCTGCGGTACTACGGCTGGGagctcccagcggtactaccgctcaggagcggtactgccgcttgtagcacccaagcggtactaccgctgtggcccgcggtactaccgctgggtccaACAGAAGCACACGAAGATAAAGAACGAAGCTCTCCATTGAGGCGGAAAGGCTCAGAGGGTGTGCAAaggatgtgtacatgttgattccaccctagccttaccaaagcggaccccctcttgatagtacggtgactcctacgaatctAGTCCACCAAACTGAATCTAAAGGACCACACCGTCTTCGCTTCAAActccgaggggagggaatcgtctcgtgccaaaggatgaatctct is a window of Triticum dicoccoides isolate Atlit2015 ecotype Zavitan chromosome 2B, WEW_v2.0, whole genome shotgun sequence DNA encoding:
- the LOC119360291 gene encoding putative serine/threonine-protein kinase-like protein CCR3, whose protein sequence is MENGTLYDHLHHNQGSSAPSPVRVCWKTRIEVLLCVSRAIKHLHCHADAPIIHRDIKSSNILFDSSWTWDPGSFLSWVRPCTCHVANVKDSGLECPVMGTFGYVDPEYCLRGRVKPASDVYSLGVLMLEVLTGKRAFLQGGLKIKEDLACFASPIIEAGNIMELLDKRPVPEPTPLQLQALKRVAQIARCCVKWVGRARPAISDIVANLEMVHKLICRDEPCLVDESVMWPFLEKVDESPHAKGVPSAGYQPNLVHQKLIELCSH